A portion of the Nitrospira sp. genome contains these proteins:
- a CDS encoding sigma-70 family RNA polymerase sigma factor, whose product MKDKVFPVEEAEKNVPIEKDTDADNPEASDLLDMIGRDSAGERSSRDVAQPERRQVVTDGPFMLESMYFQSFGERALLTREEETALAKRIDQGTASIRTVLRTIIKMLSRARRSEAVMEACRTLQMVRRLSGLSATALDKAEVCLVALIKNASGQTKLSAGIARQLKQSLGTIREARSLLEAAKDELVRCNLRLVVDVAKHYTRRGLTLLDLVQEGNIGLMKAAERYQYRKGFKFSTYATWWIRQGITRALADQSRTIRIPVHQTEASHRIMRVTRRLGQQLGRPAKLEEIAQVLRMRPERLHETLQAFQEPIALEHPVGDGTTELGELLPDLQAVPPDAHVHRTEMANQLDRILNTLTPREQTVIRLRFGIGYDQPSTLEQVGQNLSVTRERIRQIEAKALKKLKTPAIKEMFASIQ is encoded by the coding sequence ATGAAGGATAAAGTGTTCCCCGTCGAAGAAGCCGAAAAGAACGTACCGATCGAGAAGGATACCGACGCAGACAATCCGGAAGCCAGTGATCTCCTCGACATGATCGGCCGTGACTCCGCCGGCGAGCGGTCGTCCCGCGATGTAGCGCAACCGGAGAGACGGCAGGTGGTGACTGATGGCCCCTTCATGCTGGAATCGATGTACTTTCAATCCTTCGGCGAGCGGGCATTGCTGACGAGGGAAGAGGAAACCGCCTTAGCCAAGCGCATCGATCAAGGAACAGCGTCTATTCGAACCGTACTCCGTACGATCATCAAGATGCTCTCGCGCGCAAGGCGTTCGGAAGCTGTGATGGAGGCGTGCCGGACGTTGCAGATGGTGCGTCGTTTGAGCGGCCTGTCAGCCACGGCATTGGACAAGGCCGAAGTCTGCTTGGTGGCATTGATCAAGAATGCTTCCGGACAGACCAAGCTCTCTGCGGGAATCGCGCGACAGCTCAAGCAATCTCTTGGGACGATCCGCGAAGCCAGAAGCCTACTGGAAGCGGCCAAGGATGAATTGGTGCGATGCAATCTCCGCCTGGTCGTGGATGTCGCCAAACACTACACGCGAAGAGGGCTGACCTTGCTCGACCTCGTCCAAGAAGGCAACATCGGCCTGATGAAGGCCGCGGAGCGGTATCAATATCGAAAGGGATTCAAGTTCAGCACCTATGCCACGTGGTGGATCCGACAAGGGATCACGCGCGCACTGGCCGACCAGTCCCGTACGATCCGGATTCCGGTGCACCAGACCGAAGCTTCACACCGCATCATGCGGGTCACGAGGCGTCTCGGCCAACAGTTGGGTCGTCCGGCCAAACTGGAAGAGATCGCGCAAGTGCTCAGAATGCGACCGGAGCGGCTTCATGAAACTCTTCAGGCGTTTCAGGAGCCTATTGCTCTTGAGCATCCGGTCGGGGATGGAACGACCGAATTGGGTGAGTTGCTGCCGGATTTGCAGGCGGTACCGCCGGATGCGCATGTCCATCGGACTGAAATGGCGAATCAACTCGACCGGATTCTCAATACGCTGACGCCGAGAGAACAGACGGTCATCCGGCTGCGTTTCGGCATCGGATACGACCAGCCATCGACGCTTGAGCAGGTTGGGCAGAATCTTTCCGTCACCAGAGAGCGGATCAGGCAGATTGAAGCCAAAGCGCTTAAGAAACTGAAGACCCCGGCCATTAAGGAGATGTTTGCGTCCATTCAGTAA
- a CDS encoding tRNA (adenine-N1)-methyltransferase, with protein sequence MLVEWPSMITLRHGERIHLVDKKGRHYALTLKAGETYQFSGQTILHDEMIGKADGTLVMLSGGKPMLALRPTFGEYVLKMPRGAQVLYPKDLALITMWADIYPGARVFEAGTGSGALTMALLRAVGHRGLVVTYEAREDFARTAMMNIERYMGTAPNLVPLRRNAYEGIDLPEDGLPFDRVVLDLPEPWHVVNHAAAVLRSGAIFLSFVPTVPQVQQTVEALERAAVFGTPETFETLLRTWSIHGRSVRPDHRMVAHSGFLTVARKVEPGFWGGPAIPRHDSGERGEHADQEEAT encoded by the coding sequence ATGCTGGTAGAATGGCCCTCCATGATCACGCTGCGCCACGGCGAACGCATTCATCTCGTCGATAAAAAGGGGCGGCACTACGCCCTGACGCTGAAGGCAGGAGAGACGTATCAGTTCAGCGGGCAGACGATCCTCCACGACGAAATGATCGGCAAAGCGGATGGGACGTTGGTCATGCTTTCGGGCGGGAAGCCGATGTTGGCCCTCCGCCCGACGTTCGGCGAATATGTGTTGAAGATGCCTCGCGGTGCGCAGGTCCTCTACCCGAAGGACCTTGCGCTCATTACCATGTGGGCGGACATTTATCCGGGCGCCAGAGTGTTCGAGGCGGGAACCGGTTCGGGTGCCTTGACTATGGCGCTCCTGCGCGCCGTGGGACACCGAGGGCTCGTCGTGACGTATGAGGCGCGGGAGGACTTTGCTCGGACCGCCATGATGAATATTGAACGATACATGGGCACGGCGCCGAATCTCGTGCCGCTCCGCCGAAACGCCTATGAAGGGATTGATTTACCGGAAGACGGGTTGCCGTTCGACCGTGTCGTGCTCGACTTGCCTGAACCCTGGCATGTCGTGAACCATGCGGCAGCCGTGCTTCGCTCAGGGGCAATTTTCCTCAGCTTTGTCCCAACCGTACCTCAAGTCCAACAGACCGTCGAGGCACTGGAGCGCGCCGCGGTATTCGGCACGCCCGAGACCTTTGAGACGCTGCTTCGAACATGGTCAATTCACGGCCGCAGCGTCCGACCGGACCACCGCATGGTTGCGCACTCCGGCTTCCTCACGGTGGCCAGAAAAGTCGAGCCCGGATTCTGGGGAGGGCCTGCGATCCCTCGGCACGACAGCGGTGAGCGGGGCGAACATGCCGATCAAGAGGAAGCCACATGA
- a CDS encoding PCP reductase family protein: protein MSAPDADDTAVTDVRWTDGALKRMDRAPVFLRGMVRRLAEKKARELGLAEITETTLDQFKNQMMGRMGGESGMADAAAQMEQGQLPWTAAAKERLNTVPEFMRGMIKQIAEEVAREGGHLEVNIDLFEKVEAMGDMRENTAPALPWTEEALAALGEKVRQSPPIAVEFVTDMLKHDTEDLAREKGLTQITGDVLKDLWDGPQERVAWTDEAWKRLQTSPDFVRSGIRKAAERRARKLGLKEIDSDHLTTFRNQAMMKAVKRIRSFGYNELTFDAFDTALEKTKRLQGNEQAELRLKEIRGHFADPETKKPEGGTLGAELMDRFRRYLKGEGTL, encoded by the coding sequence ATGAGCGCACCGGATGCCGACGATACCGCTGTGACCGATGTACGCTGGACCGACGGCGCATTGAAGCGCATGGATCGCGCCCCGGTATTCCTTCGGGGCATGGTCCGCCGTCTGGCCGAAAAGAAGGCCAGGGAGCTGGGTCTGGCGGAAATTACGGAAACCACGCTGGATCAGTTCAAGAATCAGATGATGGGGCGCATGGGCGGCGAGTCGGGAATGGCCGATGCTGCTGCCCAGATGGAACAGGGGCAGCTGCCTTGGACTGCTGCGGCCAAGGAGCGGCTGAATACCGTCCCGGAGTTCATGCGAGGTATGATCAAGCAGATTGCGGAGGAGGTCGCCAGAGAAGGGGGACACCTTGAGGTCAACATCGACTTGTTCGAAAAGGTCGAAGCGATGGGAGACATGCGTGAGAACACCGCGCCTGCCTTGCCCTGGACGGAGGAGGCTCTGGCCGCACTCGGCGAGAAGGTGCGGCAGTCACCCCCGATCGCCGTCGAGTTCGTGACCGACATGCTGAAACATGATACCGAAGATCTTGCGCGAGAGAAGGGCCTCACGCAGATTACGGGCGATGTCCTCAAAGATTTGTGGGATGGGCCACAGGAACGGGTCGCCTGGACTGACGAGGCCTGGAAGCGGCTGCAGACGTCACCGGATTTCGTCCGGAGCGGAATTCGCAAAGCCGCGGAACGGCGAGCCAGAAAATTGGGGCTCAAGGAAATTGACTCGGACCATCTCACGACGTTTCGCAATCAGGCGATGATGAAGGCGGTCAAGCGCATCCGCTCCTTCGGCTATAACGAATTGACCTTCGACGCGTTCGACACGGCGCTGGAGAAAACCAAACGCCTTCAAGGAAATGAACAAGCGGAACTACGGTTGAAGGAGATCCGAGGGCATTTCGCCGATCCGGAGACCAAGAAGCCCGAGGGCGGAACGCTTGGAGCCGAGTTGATGGACCGCTTTCGACGGTATCTCAAAGGGGAGGGCACGCTCTGA
- a CDS encoding shikimate kinase codes for MNIVLIGYRGVGKSSVGRILAAQLNRQLISTDAEIVRRAKQTIPAIVEQHGWEYFRDRESDVCRDLAGRDGLIIDTGGGAVLRPHNVEILRRNGILFWLTASVESIAARIGDDTQRPSLTGAKSFIEEIEEVLRERIPKYQTAADHIIATDGRPIEEVVRHIAACF; via the coding sequence ATGAATATCGTGCTCATCGGCTATCGAGGTGTCGGGAAGAGTTCCGTGGGGAGAATATTGGCTGCGCAGCTGAATCGCCAGCTGATATCCACGGACGCGGAAATTGTTCGACGAGCGAAACAAACGATACCCGCGATCGTCGAACAGCATGGATGGGAGTATTTTCGCGATCGGGAATCCGACGTGTGCCGAGATCTCGCCGGCCGGGATGGCCTGATCATCGATACTGGCGGTGGCGCCGTCTTGCGTCCGCACAATGTGGAGATCTTGAGGCGAAACGGGATACTCTTTTGGCTCACGGCGTCGGTCGAATCGATTGCCGCTCGAATCGGCGATGACACGCAACGGCCCTCTTTGACCGGAGCCAAATCGTTTATTGAAGAAATCGAGGAGGTGCTCAGGGAACGTATACCAAAATATCAGACCGCGGCCGATCACATTATTGCAACCGATGGCCGGCCGATCGAGGAGGTTGTGAGGCATATCGCCGCGTGCTTCTGA
- the lipB gene encoding lipoyl(octanoyl) transferase LipB, whose translation MMATPLDYADAWLLQQRLHAERVAERRFDTLLLLEHRAVYTLGRRTLPAHLPQGEAALLATGAQVVLTNRGGSVTYHGPGQLVGYPIVRLSRSASGPKQYVWLLEECLRCTLAHWGIEARRLTNSPGLFVDMEGRTVKLASIGVRVEHGVTLHGFALNVDLDMTPFSHIIPCGLDQYRPTSVAAVCGSSVSVRLAAQQVAKRFAEIFKLTWDVGVSSSTVESEKEHTHHA comes from the coding sequence ATGATGGCAACCCCTCTCGATTATGCCGACGCGTGGCTCCTTCAACAGCGACTGCACGCCGAGCGCGTGGCCGAACGAAGATTCGATACGTTGCTATTGTTGGAGCATCGCGCAGTCTACACCCTCGGACGGCGTACTCTTCCGGCTCATCTTCCACAAGGAGAAGCGGCCCTCCTGGCCACGGGCGCGCAAGTCGTCCTCACGAATCGCGGCGGATCCGTGACCTACCACGGTCCAGGACAGCTGGTCGGCTATCCCATCGTCCGCCTGTCGCGCAGTGCATCAGGCCCAAAGCAATACGTGTGGCTCTTGGAAGAATGCCTGCGCTGTACCCTGGCACATTGGGGAATTGAGGCCCGTCGCCTCACCAACTCGCCAGGGCTTTTCGTCGATATGGAGGGACGAACAGTAAAACTCGCGTCCATCGGTGTAAGGGTAGAACATGGCGTAACGTTGCACGGGTTTGCCCTGAACGTTGATCTCGACATGACGCCTTTTTCTCACATCATCCCCTGTGGTCTGGACCAGTACAGACCGACTTCTGTGGCCGCGGTATGCGGCTCTTCGGTGTCTGTCCGTCTGGCCGCGCAACAGGTGGCAAAACGGTTCGCCGAGATTTTCAAACTGACTTGGGACGTCGGAGTTTCCTCTTCGACCGTGGAATCCGAGAAGGAGCACACCCATCATGCATGA
- a CDS encoding shikimate dehydrogenase: MVLSILPFASPGSRNNKKARAHFVNIDAHTQFCGVIGNPVEHSLSPAIHNAAFQRLGLNIVYLAWRVESIGDAIRGLRTLGNFRGASVTIPHKVGVMPLLDHIEPVAGHIGAVNTIVADKGALTGCNTDATGALRALREGGAPLKDESVVVLGSGGAARAIAFALAGQADVSRIHLLGIEEQERVVLAGELRDKTAVEVSDAPLEDAVLRRVLPDVRVLIHCTPVGMTPKIGLSCVPSGLLHRDLTVMDIVYNPRNTQLLKDAAASGCRIIAGLEMFLYQAAAQFELWTGRPAPIDVMRGVLESRFS; this comes from the coding sequence ATGGTCCTCAGTATCTTGCCCTTCGCATCACCAGGCAGCCGTAACAATAAGAAGGCGCGAGCGCATTTTGTGAACATCGATGCCCATACTCAATTTTGCGGGGTGATTGGCAATCCAGTCGAGCACTCTTTGTCGCCTGCCATCCACAATGCGGCCTTCCAACGGCTTGGGCTGAATATCGTGTATCTCGCTTGGCGGGTCGAATCGATCGGGGATGCGATCCGAGGGCTTCGGACGTTGGGCAATTTCCGCGGAGCCAGTGTGACGATTCCCCACAAAGTGGGAGTCATGCCGCTGCTCGATCACATCGAGCCGGTCGCAGGCCATATCGGCGCCGTGAATACCATAGTGGCGGACAAGGGTGCGCTTACCGGCTGCAACACGGACGCCACGGGAGCTCTGCGTGCGCTTCGAGAAGGGGGAGCCCCTCTCAAGGATGAATCCGTGGTCGTGCTCGGTTCAGGAGGTGCGGCGCGTGCGATCGCCTTTGCGCTGGCCGGACAGGCCGATGTCAGCCGGATTCATCTTTTGGGGATCGAAGAGCAAGAACGGGTTGTGCTGGCCGGGGAGTTGCGGGATAAAACGGCAGTGGAGGTGTCAGACGCACCTCTTGAGGATGCCGTGCTGAGGCGGGTGCTACCTGATGTACGCGTGCTGATCCATTGTACACCGGTGGGGATGACACCGAAGATCGGATTAAGCTGTGTGCCATCCGGCCTGTTGCATCGCGACCTTACCGTGATGGACATTGTCTACAACCCTCGAAACACTCAATTGCTGAAGGACGCTGCTGCATCTGGCTGCCGCATCATCGCCGGTCTGGAGATGTTTCTGTACCAGGCCGCCGCGCAATTCGAGCTGTGGACCGGGCGACCGGCCCCGATCGACGTCATGCGCGGAGTGCTGGAATCCCGGTTTTCATGA
- a CDS encoding D-alanyl-D-alanine carboxypeptidase — MRVRRSRLILWARFAAAVFCWGILITGLSGTMPSPTEARRASVSSRPAHVSGTDGTALPWRRVPAHSILLKELNSGRVLYEHESGKRLSPASLTKIMSALVILERGRLDDLVTVSPTAARAHKIHLRLKPGQVFRLEDLLKGMLIMSANDACLAAVEHVGGDESQFVSLMNAKATTLGLSDTHFSNACGFDHPDHYSSAEDLARLSVIALEQPTFRQLVREERAIIMPINGTHAHVLHNTNRLLGRIPGVEGVKTGFTSKAGRCLIAKVSQNGSDLLLVILNSNRRWNTAMSLINYGLRTSDSIH, encoded by the coding sequence ATGCGCGTGCGGAGGTCCAGACTGATCCTGTGGGCTCGCTTCGCCGCGGCGGTATTCTGCTGGGGGATCCTGATCACGGGGCTCAGCGGCACCATGCCGTCGCCGACGGAGGCCAGGCGCGCTTCGGTTTCGTCCAGGCCGGCCCATGTTTCGGGCACCGACGGCACAGCGCTTCCCTGGCGACGGGTGCCCGCCCACAGCATTCTCTTGAAGGAGCTCAACAGCGGGCGGGTCCTATACGAACACGAGTCGGGCAAACGGCTCTCGCCGGCGAGCCTGACGAAGATCATGTCGGCCTTGGTGATCCTCGAGCGGGGTCGCTTGGACGATCTGGTCACGGTCAGCCCGACGGCCGCTCGCGCACATAAGATCCACCTCCGCCTCAAGCCTGGCCAGGTATTTCGGCTCGAGGATCTCTTGAAGGGTATGCTCATCATGTCGGCGAACGACGCGTGTCTGGCGGCCGTCGAACATGTCGGGGGAGACGAGTCGCAATTCGTATCGCTTATGAATGCCAAGGCGACGACCCTTGGGCTGTCGGATACGCATTTCAGCAATGCCTGCGGCTTCGATCATCCCGATCACTATTCGTCCGCTGAAGATCTGGCACGCTTGAGCGTCATCGCGCTGGAGCAGCCCACGTTTCGGCAATTGGTTCGAGAAGAGCGGGCGATCATCATGCCCATCAATGGCACGCATGCCCACGTGCTGCATAATACAAACCGACTGCTTGGGCGCATCCCGGGTGTTGAGGGAGTGAAGACCGGGTTCACGTCCAAAGCCGGACGGTGTCTCATTGCGAAGGTCTCCCAGAACGGCAGTGACCTGCTGCTCGTCATCCTCAATTCGAATCGCCGCTGGAACACTGCGATGAGCCTCATCAACTATGGCCTTCGCACGTCCGACTCCATTCATTAG
- a CDS encoding VCBS repeat-containing protein: MVGSLSIILAALACSKQDPYVPPDLLYYFASYKVGKNPTTVTTMDVNQDGLTDLVTTNIASDTLSILMGNGDGTFRDQLQLHVCQEPRSLATGGFNADVYPDVVLACSGSDQIAVLFGRGDGKFDEGPQYPVHRTPVAVASDDLNGDHAADLVVALRNDKVKIFLGTGNGEFKHGPQYEYGDTPTSVALSDLNRDSIVDLVVTNGGPMSNAVSVWIGNGDGTFRPPIDYKSGKRPLGVSFADFNSDKIRDLLVINGERDSFSTFLGNGNGTFQPGRDSGADAGPNFGLARDFNGDQRADVAIVNLQSNDLSILFGRGDGTFEYPPRNYKTKPGPFAVAVFRATTKEAEEPGLVTADNGAGTVSIFLHRGLKATAFPKAAAP, encoded by the coding sequence ATGGTCGGCAGCCTTTCGATCATCCTTGCCGCGCTTGCCTGTTCAAAGCAGGATCCCTATGTGCCGCCGGATCTCTTGTACTACTTCGCCAGTTACAAGGTGGGGAAGAATCCGACGACGGTCACCACCATGGACGTGAACCAGGACGGCTTGACCGATCTGGTCACCACGAACATTGCAAGCGACACCCTCTCGATTCTCATGGGGAACGGGGACGGTACCTTTCGAGATCAATTACAGCTCCACGTGTGCCAAGAACCGCGATCCCTCGCGACCGGAGGGTTCAATGCCGACGTCTATCCTGACGTCGTGCTCGCTTGTTCGGGAAGCGATCAGATTGCCGTGCTGTTCGGTCGCGGCGACGGGAAATTCGATGAGGGCCCACAGTACCCGGTCCATAGAACGCCCGTCGCCGTGGCGAGTGATGACTTGAACGGCGACCACGCTGCTGATTTGGTCGTCGCCCTGAGGAACGACAAGGTGAAAATTTTCCTGGGTACCGGCAATGGAGAGTTCAAGCACGGACCGCAGTATGAGTACGGCGATACCCCGACTTCGGTCGCATTGTCGGACTTGAATCGCGATTCCATCGTAGACTTAGTCGTCACAAACGGTGGCCCCATGTCCAATGCCGTATCTGTCTGGATCGGGAACGGCGACGGAACGTTCCGTCCGCCGATCGATTATAAATCGGGGAAGCGACCACTTGGGGTCAGTTTCGCCGATTTCAACAGCGACAAGATCCGCGACCTGCTGGTGATCAACGGCGAGCGCGACAGCTTTTCGACATTTCTGGGAAACGGCAACGGCACGTTTCAGCCTGGCCGTGACTCCGGGGCGGACGCAGGTCCGAATTTCGGTCTGGCTCGTGATTTCAATGGAGACCAGCGCGCGGATGTGGCCATCGTCAATCTTCAGTCCAACGACCTGTCGATTCTCTTCGGCCGAGGAGACGGGACCTTTGAATATCCTCCGAGGAACTACAAGACCAAACCGGGTCCTTTCGCCGTCGCAGTATTTCGCGCGACGACAAAGGAAGCCGAGGAGCCTGGCCTCGTGACGGCGGATAACGGGGCCGGGACGGTGTCGATTTTCCTGCATCGCGGTCTGAAAGCGACGGCGTTCCCCAAAGCCGCCGCGCCGTGA
- a CDS encoding trypsin-like peptidase domain-containing protein — translation MMRPMIPFHESSGPYIFLCLIGTAQLISSPPSFGEPESALVTTSSGKTLSVPAVVAKVRPSVVTILTRGTPAASPTQPQSGSGSGVIIDEGGYILTNNHLVIGAKSVVVGLSTGRLTPGRVVARDFLLDLALVKINAQDLVPAALSPSPTLEIGESVVAIGNPLKGGSTVTVGVVSALDRSVLTPDGETLYDLIQTDAAINPGNSGGPLVDLSGRVIGVNVAIAPSAQAISYAISMDAIYPHIQSMIVRGSIYRPDLGFVPVTVTPSIMATFGLDGDRGVLALEVDSTKPAGVGGLRDHDIITAVDQRQIFNTGDFWHALLRSGDQPSVQLMLHGKSGPATLQLPKPPAAVRSAP, via the coding sequence ATGATGCGACCCATGATCCCCTTCCACGAGTCCTCGGGCCCGTACATTTTCCTCTGCTTGATCGGCACCGCACAGCTCATATCGAGCCCGCCGTCGTTCGGCGAGCCGGAATCGGCTCTCGTCACTACATCATCCGGCAAGACGCTTTCAGTCCCGGCCGTCGTGGCCAAGGTCAGACCATCGGTCGTCACAATCTTGACTCGCGGGACTCCCGCGGCGTCTCCAACCCAACCACAGTCCGGGTCCGGCTCGGGCGTCATCATCGACGAAGGCGGCTATATACTGACCAACAATCATCTGGTGATCGGCGCAAAGAGCGTCGTCGTCGGGCTTTCAACCGGTCGGCTGACGCCGGGAAGAGTGGTCGCCCGCGATTTCCTGCTCGACCTCGCGCTCGTCAAAATCAATGCTCAGGATCTGGTTCCGGCCGCCCTTAGCCCTTCGCCCACTCTGGAAATCGGTGAGTCGGTCGTGGCGATCGGCAATCCTCTGAAGGGGGGCTCCACCGTCACCGTGGGTGTGGTCAGCGCCCTGGATCGATCCGTGCTGACGCCAGATGGAGAAACGCTCTATGACCTCATCCAAACCGATGCAGCGATTAATCCCGGTAATAGCGGCGGTCCGCTCGTCGATCTGTCCGGTCGGGTGATCGGAGTCAATGTCGCGATCGCGCCCTCGGCGCAGGCCATCAGCTATGCCATTTCAATGGACGCTATTTATCCCCACATCCAATCTATGATCGTGCGAGGCTCGATTTACCGTCCCGATTTAGGGTTCGTGCCTGTGACTGTGACTCCCAGCATTATGGCCACATTCGGTCTGGACGGAGATCGTGGTGTACTCGCGCTTGAGGTGGACAGCACCAAGCCCGCCGGTGTCGGAGGACTCCGGGACCACGATATCATCACCGCCGTCGATCAGCGCCAGATTTTCAATACCGGAGACTTCTGGCACGCATTGCTCCGTTCCGGCGATCAGCCGTCCGTCCAGTTGATGTTGCATGGGAAGAGCGGTCCCGCAACGCTGCAGCTTCCCAAGCCGCCGGCGGCAGTCAGGTCCGCACCGTGA
- a CDS encoding SDR family oxidoreductase, translated as MNRMLGKVGIITGGNAGIGEAVAKRVADEGGLVVITGRRQAELERVVRDIEAKGGRALAVAGSVTDEGHARDTIDKTLKTFGRIDALVNNAGIGDFGKRIHEMDDATWGHVIDVNVTGVFRMTRAVVPQMLKQGRGSIVNISSIASVVGIPVLPAYAASKGAMDALTRALAIDYAQDGIRCNVVNPGLIDTPMAAPLMANPEQLAPILAQYLLKRPGRPEEVASMVLYLLSDEAAWVTGGTYMIDGGMTAW; from the coding sequence ATGAATCGTATGCTGGGCAAGGTGGGAATTATCACGGGGGGCAACGCCGGAATCGGAGAAGCGGTAGCTAAACGAGTCGCCGACGAAGGTGGTCTCGTCGTCATAACAGGCCGTCGTCAGGCCGAATTGGAACGGGTGGTTCGCGACATCGAGGCGAAGGGGGGGCGAGCTCTGGCCGTCGCGGGATCCGTCACCGACGAGGGACATGCCCGAGACACCATCGACAAGACATTGAAGACATTCGGTCGAATCGACGCCCTGGTCAACAATGCGGGGATCGGTGATTTTGGGAAGCGCATTCATGAGATGGATGATGCGACATGGGGCCATGTCATCGATGTGAACGTGACCGGGGTCTTTCGCATGACGCGAGCGGTCGTGCCGCAGATGTTAAAGCAAGGGCGCGGATCGATCGTGAATATTTCTTCGATCGCCAGCGTGGTAGGGATTCCGGTGCTCCCGGCCTACGCCGCGTCCAAGGGCGCCATGGATGCGCTGACTCGCGCCCTCGCCATCGACTATGCACAGGACGGCATTCGATGCAACGTGGTCAACCCGGGCTTGATCGACACCCCGATGGCTGCGCCACTCATGGCCAATCCGGAGCAGCTTGCCCCGATCCTTGCCCAGTATCTGCTGAAACGGCCTGGAAGACCCGAAGAGGTCGCGTCGATGGTCCTCTATCTCCTGTCAGATGAAGCCGCCTGGGTGACCGGAGGAACGTACATGATTGATGGCGGGATGACCGCCTGGTAG
- a CDS encoding Glu/Leu/Phe/Val dehydrogenase, translating into MHELDTPTFRLAVAQFDQAAETMGLDPNLRERLKCPQRSLVVSLPVRMDDGRVEVFTGYRVQHDTSRGPSKGGIRYHSDVNLGEVAALAMWMTWKCALADLPYGGAKGGVAVQPKRLSSDELQRLTRRYAAEIFPLVGPDKDVPAPDVGTDAQVMAWIMDTYSQQVGYAVPGVVTGKPLSIGGSLGREEATGRGVVYVTLQALHHLDWDIRNATVVIQGFGNVGAHTARIMSECGARVIAVSDVSGGIYNPKGLDMPLLLTRYKGAGIPLSETKLGDTLSNDELLQLDCTVLVPAALSEQITGRNASKLRCRILAEGANGPTTLEADRILQDKGIFVIPDILANSGGVIVSYFEWVQDAQRFFWKASDIQERLHDLMTAAFQRTLQFAESKHTSMRMAALMSGIDKVAQAHRHRGLYP; encoded by the coding sequence ATGCATGAACTAGACACCCCTACCTTCCGTCTCGCCGTGGCGCAATTCGATCAGGCGGCAGAGACCATGGGCTTGGACCCTAATTTGCGGGAGCGCCTCAAATGTCCGCAGCGCTCGCTGGTCGTCAGTCTTCCTGTTCGTATGGATGACGGCAGAGTTGAAGTCTTTACCGGCTACCGGGTGCAACACGACACGTCTCGCGGGCCGTCGAAAGGGGGAATTCGATACCACTCCGATGTCAACCTCGGAGAGGTCGCCGCGCTGGCGATGTGGATGACCTGGAAATGCGCGCTGGCCGATTTGCCCTATGGTGGGGCCAAGGGAGGAGTCGCCGTGCAGCCCAAACGATTGTCCTCGGATGAATTGCAACGCCTGACGCGTCGGTACGCAGCGGAGATTTTCCCGCTCGTCGGTCCCGACAAGGACGTACCGGCTCCGGACGTAGGCACCGATGCACAAGTGATGGCGTGGATCATGGACACCTATAGCCAGCAGGTCGGCTATGCCGTACCGGGAGTGGTGACGGGGAAACCGCTTTCTATCGGTGGAAGCCTTGGGCGAGAGGAGGCGACCGGGCGTGGGGTGGTCTACGTCACGCTCCAGGCCCTCCACCATCTCGACTGGGACATTCGTAACGCCACGGTGGTCATTCAAGGATTCGGTAATGTCGGCGCACATACGGCGCGCATCATGAGCGAATGCGGGGCTCGGGTCATCGCCGTCAGCGACGTCAGCGGGGGCATCTACAATCCGAAAGGTCTGGACATGCCGTTACTGCTCACACGCTACAAGGGAGCCGGCATCCCCTTGAGCGAGACCAAGCTCGGTGACACGCTTTCGAACGACGAACTCCTGCAACTTGACTGTACCGTGCTGGTGCCGGCCGCGCTTTCCGAACAGATTACCGGTCGCAACGCCTCAAAGCTCCGTTGCCGGATCCTGGCCGAAGGCGCCAATGGTCCGACCACTCTGGAAGCGGACCGGATCCTCCAGGACAAGGGGATCTTCGTGATACCGGATATCTTGGCCAATTCGGGAGGCGTGATCGTTTCGTATTTTGAGTGGGTGCAGGACGCCCAGCGCTTCTTTTGGAAGGCATCGGATATTCAAGAACGTCTGCACGACTTGATGACGGCGGCCTTCCAACGGACCTTGCAATTCGCCGAGAGCAAACACACGTCGATGCGCATGGCGGCCCTCATGAGCGGGATCGACAAAGTGGCTCAGGCGCACCGCCACCGAGGACTGTACCCATGA